Genomic window (Achromobacter sp. B7):
CGCCCGTGGCTTCCGACACGTACTTGGCGACGCTTTCGCCGCCCGAGAAAATGGCGTCGGCACTGCGGGGGAAGCTGGAGGCCAGGCGCCAGTTCAGCGTGGGGGCTTCCTGCGCGATGGCGGGCACCGCCAGGGTGGCGCCGCCGGCAGCGGCTCCCAAAGTGGCTTTCTTCAAAAACGAACGGCGTTGCATGCAAGTCTCCCAACTTGGATAAAGTTCTTTTCCGGGTCCTGGGGCGAATTGGTGGAGCCCCGTGGGCGCGATCCCATGGGTAACAAATGGTCGCGCTTTTGATTTTGGGTGCGATGCTATGGGAAAAATAAACGCCGTACGTAGCGGGAAAACCCTTGCCGTAAGTTTCGTGAAATTTTTGTGCGTCACGGCACTGGTATGACCAGCCCCGCTTTCAGGGCCGCGTCATTGCCTTCTGCACGGGTATGGGGACCGGATCAGATGGCGCGATGCCGGATTCGACCGGCAAATAAAAACGCCGGTTTATATAACCAAAAAATATTTAGCTCGCGGCGCATTCCGACGCCCTGCCCTGGCCCTTGCCCTGCCCCCTAACCCCTAGCCCTTGCCCGCTTCAGGGTAGGTGCGCGGGTCCGGCCCTTGTTCGGGCCACTGCTGCGGCACGCGGCGCAGCAATGCCGGGTCGTAGCCCAGCTCGCGCACCTTGTCGACCAGGCGCGCATAGTCGGCATCCGGCAAGGTGGGCGTGCGCGCCATGATCCAGACGTAGTCGCGCTTGCTGCGGCCGATGATCGTCTGCTGATAGGCGTCGTCCACATAGGCAATGACGTATTCCGCCTGGATCGGCCAGATGAACTGCATGCCCCACACCGCGTTGCCGGTGCCGGGTTGCACCGTGCCTTCGGGCCGCATCGTTTTCACCTTGGCGTCAAAGCCGCCGTGGCGATAGCGGAACGTGGTCTGAATGCCCCCGTCGGGCAGCAAGGCGTAGGTTTCCACCGCGTTGAACGACGCGCGCTCGGGCCAGGTCGGAATGCCGGCGATGACGTACCAATCGCCCATGAAGCGCGGGATGTCCACCTGCGCCACGGGCGGCATGGGCGTGGGGCCGCCGCAGCCCGTCAAGGCGGCAAGCAACGCCAAGCCGGCAACGCGTAAGGTCTTGCGCATGGGCAGTGCCCTCCTTCAGTCTGGCCGCGCAAAGCGGTAGTGGGCCACCATCCAGGCCTGCCCGTTCTGGTAGCCGAACAACTCGGCGCACGCCATCCAGAACATGCGCCAGCGGTTGAACCACAGGCGGGCCAGCGGCGCGCCGTAGGCCTTTTCCAGCACTGTCAGCACCTGGGCGCGATGGGCGTCCTGGTTGGCCAGCCAGTGGTTCGCGGTGCGTTGGTAGTGGCTGCCGTCAACCAGCCAGCGCGCTTCGATGCGCAGGTCGCCCTGAAACCACAGCAAGGTGTCTGCCGACGGCATGAGGCCGCCCGTGAAGAAATGCCGGCCCATCCAGTTGTCGTCGCCCTCGGTCTCGAAGGGGTACATCAGGCTGCGGTGCGCAAACAGGTGCACGAACAGCTTGCCGCCCGGACGCAGCCATGACCCGATCCGCGCCAGCAGCGCCTGGTAATTGCGCATGTGCTCGAACATTTCCACGGACACGCAGCGGTCGAAGGTCTGCGGATGCAGTTGCAGCGTGTTGACGTCGCAGGTGATGACCTCGACGTTGTCCAGCCCGCGCGCGCGGCATTGCGCCTGGATGTGCTGGCGCTGCGAGGCGGAGTTCGACACGGCGGTGATGCGCGCCGTCGGATAGCGTTCGGCCATCCACAGGGTCAACGAGCCCCAGCCGCAACCCAGTTCCAGAATGCGCTGGCCGTCCGCCAGTTCGGCGCGCACGCCATAAAGCTCCAGCATGGCGGCTTCGGCCTGGTCCAGCGTTTCCCGCCCCGTGGCGTAATAGCAGCCGGAATACTTCAATTGACGGCCCAGGCACAGCGTGAAGAATTCAGCGGGCAGTTCGTAGTGCTGGGCGTTGGCGTCGTCGGTGTGTATGGCCACGGGGCTGGCGCGCAGTTCATCGATCAGATGTTGGTAGCGCCGCGCCTGGGCGGCGGGACCCCCGGCGCTTTCGTCGCGCAGGCGTTGTGCGCACAGGCGCCGGATGCCCAGGCGCAAAAGCGCGTCGGGCACCAGGCCGCGTTCAGCCAGCCCCAGCAGGCCGGGCGCGGCCCGGTCGGAAGCCAGGCGCGATTCAGTCAACGTGGCAGCGTTCATGATTATTCCTCTGGCGTCGGGGTGCGGTGATGCGGTGATCCGGCGCAATCGCGCTTCGGAAACCACGGAAACAGCATCGGCGTGGTGCGTTGATACTGGCGATAGTCTTCGCCCCGGCTGCGCAGGGCTTGCGCCTCGGTGTAGGGAATGCCGCTGATCCAGCGCAGGAAGAGGTACATGGCGATGGGGCCCACCCACGCCAGCCAGGCCAAGCCGCTGCCCGCCGCCAGCGCCACGTAGCTGAACCAGTGCAACCATTCGAAGAAATAATTGGGATGCCGCGATACGCGCCACAGGCCGGCACGGCAGGTGCGACCACGGTTGGCGGGGTCGGCGCGAAAGGCGTCCAATTGCCGGTCAGCCACGGTTTCGCCCGCCACCGACACCGCCCACACCAGCACGCCCAGCCAGGCCCAAGGCGTCATGCCGGGCACGGGGTTGGCGGCCACGGCAATGAACGGCAAGGACATGAAGACGACCAGCCCCGCCTGCGCCAGGAAGAACAGCGCGAACTTGCCCTGGCTGCCGTTCCAGTGCGCGCGCAGGGCACGGTAGCGGCCGTCTTCTTCGCCGTGGCGCACGCGCTTCCAGATGTGCAGCGCCAGCCGTCCCGCCCAGACGCCGCCCAACACGGCCAGCAGCACACGCGGGGTGGCCGCGCCCGGGCCGGTCCAGGCCAGCAGGACGGCGGCCACGGCCATGCCGGATGCCCACATCGCGTCGACGATGCCCGCGTTGTGATGGCGCCGCTGCCACAGCCAGCCGCCGGCCATCAGCAACGCGGCCACGGCGGCCACCATCAGGGCTTGCATGATGGGCGTCATGTCGGGCGTCATGTCGGGCGTCATGTCGGGCGTCATGGCGCCGCCCACCGCGCCGCTGCCGGCGTGGCCCCGGGCCGCGCCAACAACAGATGCGACACGCCGATGGCGCGTTCGCGAAAGCCGCCTTCGCAGTAGGCCAGGTAAAACTCCCACAGGCGGATGAAGCGGTCGTCAAAGCCCTGCCCGCGCACCGCGTCCAGGTTCGCCATGAAGCGCTCGCGCCACGCTGCCAGCGTGCGCGCGTAAGACAGGCCAAAGTCCTCCAGATGCACCAGGCTCAGGTCGCTGGCGCGCGTCTTGGCTTGCAGCATCGCCTGGATCGACGGCATGAAGCTGCCGGGAAAGATATGCCGCTTGATGTAGTCCACCGCCTTGAGCGCCTGCGCATAACGATGGTCTTCGATGGTGATGGCCTGGATCAGCGCCATCCCATCGGGCTTGAGCAGCTGGCCCACCTTGCCGAAATACGTGGGCAGGTAGTCGGCCCCGATCGCCTCGATCATTTCTATGGACACGAGCTTGTCGAACTGCCCGTGCAGGTCGCGATAGTCTTGCAGCAGCACGTCCACGCGGTATTGCAGGCCGGCGCGGCGGATGCGTTCTGTGGCCAGCGCGTGCTGCTCGCGCGAAATCGTCGTGGTGGTAACACGGCAGCCGTAGTGGCGCGCCGCGTGCAGCGCAAAACCGCCCCACCCCGTGCCGATCTCGACCACATGCTGGCCGGGTTGCAGGTCCAGCTTGCGGCAGATCACATCCAGCTTGCGGGTGGACGCCTGCTCCAGCGTGTCGTCCTCGCCCGCCCACATGGCGGACGAATACATCATGTCTTGCGACAGGAACAGGCCGAAAAAGTCGTTACCCAGATCGTAGTGGGCGGCAATGTTGCGGCGGCTGCCGGCGCGCGTGTTGCGGCGGCACGCATGCAAGGCGCGCATCGCCACGCCGCCCAACCGCGCCACGCCACGCTCCATGCCGTCAAGCAGATCGCGGTTGCGCACCAGCAGCCGGATCAGGCCGGTCAGATCGTCGCAGTGCCAATGGCCGTCGCCATAGGATTCGCCCCCGCCCACGCTGCCGTTGGCGGCGATGGCGCGGTAGAAGGCCGGATCGCGCACCCGCAGGCGCAACGGCCGGCCCGCCGTGGCGTCCTGCCCGCCCAGTTCAACGCTGCCCATTGCGTCGTCAATCACCAACCGTCCGCCTTGCAATTGCGCCAGTTGTCCCAGCAAGCGCCGACGCAACAGGCGCTCGGTCAGCGACAGGGGCTGCGCGGCCTGAGGCGCGCAAGCCTTGTCCAGCGCCAGGCGTTCGGAGTCAGAGGGAGATCTCATCGGTCTTCTCCTGGTTCGGAGGGTTAAGCGCAGGGGTTTCGGTGGGCGTCGGAATTCCCGGCTGCGCGTGTGGATGCCGTATATACGTACGCCCGGATGCATTGGATTCATCGGGGAAAACCCGTAGCACCGGGCCGATATGCGACCCATGCGCTACTTGAACGCGCTATGGGTCGGCCCGCAGCGGCCCGCCCGACGCATCCAAGACAAAACCCGCCAAGTCGTCCAGCACCGGCGCCCGCCAGCGCAAGGGACGCGCCAGCGCGCCGGCCAGCAGCGCATGCCCCAGGCCGTCGTAACGCACCAGCGTCACGGGCACATGGGCGGCCTGCAAGGCGGCGGCCAGGCCTTCGGTGTTGCGATGCGGGTCGACCGTGGTGTCCGCCATGCCGGCCATCAGCAAGGTGGGCGGCGCGTTGGCCGTGACGTGGGTAATCGGCTGGGAGTCGGGCGGCGTGCCCGGGAAGCGGAAGACCGGCTTCAGGCTGGCCGCCACGATCGGCAGGAAGTCATAGGGGCCGGCCATGCCGATCCACCCGCGCAGCATCGACGGTGAGGCGCCCTGGCGCTGTAGCCAGCGCGGGTCCAGCGCGATCATGGCGGCGTTGTAGCCCCCCGCGCTGTGGCCCGCCACGAAGACGCGCGCGGGGTCGCCGCCGTAGTCGGCCACGTGGCGCAGCGTCCACGCGACGGCGCGCGCGCAATCGTCCAGGAAGTCGGGATAGGCGGCGTCGGGGTATAGGCGGTAATCGGCGATCACGGCCAGGATGCCGCGCGAGGCCAGCGCGTCGCCCACGAATTTGTAGTCGGCGCGCGAGCCATTGCGCCAACTGCCGCCATAGAAGAAAACCACCACGGGCGGGTTCCGCACCCCGGGTGGCGCGTAGATATCGACGCGTTGGCGCGGGTCGTCGCCATAGGCCACATCGGTGACGATGCGGCTGGCGTTGTCGGGCACCGCGCCGTTAAGCACCGTCAGCGGCGAGCAGGCCGTCAAGCCCAGGATCAGCAAGCCGGCCAGCAGCAACGCCAGCAAAGACGCCACGGGCACGCTACGCATCGCCGCGCGCCCGCGCGATCAGTGAAAAGTGTGGCACCGCCGTCTCCTGTCGCGTCGTGGGAAGGGTCTACCCGGCGGGGGCAGCCCGCGGGGTGTCATCCCATATACGAAGCAAACGGCGAAATGGATGCCTAGGGCCGGGTCATCAGTTTTTTCCAGCCTTCCAGGCCCAGCTTTTTCATCGTGTCGATGTTCTTTTCATAGATGTCCGAGGCGTCCGGAAACGACTCCACCGCGCGGTCGATGCTGTCTTCCCGCAGCAAGTGCAGGATTGGGTACGGCGCGCGGTTGGTGTAGTTCTCGATGTCGTCCGGCTGCGTGTCGGCAAACTGGAATTGCGGGTGGAACGTGGCCACCTGCAATTCGCCCACCAACCGCATGCGCTTGAGCAGGCGGTCGGACAGGTCCTCGAAATCGTTGAAATCCAGGAAGTCGTCCAGCGCGTCGGGAATGATCAACAAGGTGGTGTCGATCTTCTCGGGGTCGGTCTCGGCCAGCAGGGCAAGCTCGTCCTGCAAGTCGGTCAGCACCCCTTCGGCGTCGGTGGCGTCGCTGACGGCAAAGCGGATCTGGTCCTTGACCTGAACCGCCTTGGCGAACGGGCAAAGGTTCAGGCCGATCACGGCCTGATTCAGCCAGTGGCGGGTTTCAGCCACCACGTTGGCATAAGCGTCGGAAGTCGAAATCATGCCGGCATGGCCGCCATGGTTTGCGCAACGGCGGCCGTCAGCTTCTTGCCATAAGGCACGTGCAGGAATTCATTGGGGCCGTGCGCGTTCGACTTGGGACCCAACACGCCGCACACCATGAACTGCGCCTTCGGAAAGCCCTTTTGCAGGATGCTCATCAGCGGAATCGTGCCGCCCTGGCCGATATAGCCGCAAGGCTGGCCGTAGTACTGCTGGGACGCTGCGTCCAGCGCCTGCGTCAGCCAGGGCACGGAAGCCGGTGCGTTCCAGCCGGTGGCGGCGCCTTCGTTGGCCTTGAAGATGACCTTGGCGTTGTAGGGGGCGTCGGCTTCCAGCAGTTCCTTGATTTCCTGCGAGGCGGCCACGGCGTCGATCAGCGGCGGCAGGCGCAGCGACAGCTTGAATGCGGTGCGCGGACGCAGCACGTTGCCGGCGCTGGACAGCGGCGGCAGGCCTTCGGCCCCGGTCACCGACAAGGTCGGGCGCCACGTGCGGTTCAGCAGCGCTTGTTCGGGCTCGGTCGTCATCGGCAGCACAAAGCCGCCTTCGGCGCCGCAGCTCCAGGGGAAACGGCGCCACACTTCGTCGCCCAGAATGCGCGCGGTGGCGGCCACTTGTTCAACGCGTTCGGCGGGAATTTCGCAATGCAGGCTTTGCGGCAGCAGGCGGCCGGTGGCGCTGTCTTCCAGGCGGTCCAGCAGATGGCGCAGGATGCGAAACGACGACGGCACCACGCCGCTGGAATCGCCCGAATGCACGCCTTCGTCCAGCACCTGCACTTCCAGCGTGCCCGACACCATGCCGCGCAGCGAGGTCGTCATCCAGAGCTGGTCGTAGTTGCCCGCGCCCGAATCCAGGCACACCACCAGGGCGACGTTGCCCAGGCGGTCGCGCAGCGCGTCCACGTACGGCAGCAAGTCGTAGCTGCCCGATTCCTCACAGGTTTCCACGATGCCCACGCAGCGCGGGCGCGGAATGCCCTGCTTGTCCAGCGCCATGATTGCCGTCAGCGAGGCGTACACGGCATAGCCGTCGTCCGCGCCGCCACGACCATAGAGCTTGCCGTCTTCATACTTGGGGGTCCACGGGCCCAGGCCCGCGCGCCAGCCCGAAAATTCCGGCTGCTTGTCCAGGTGGCCATACAGCAGCACGGTGTCGCCGTTGTCGCTACGCGTGGCGGGCGCGTCAAAGAAGATGACGGGCGTGCGGCCCGGCAGGCGCACCACTTCCAGCTTCAGGCCCGAGACCTTTTGCGCTTCGACCCAGGCGGCGGCATCGCGCACCACGCGTTCGATGAACGCGTTCTTTTCCCAGTCGGCGTCAAACGCCGGGCTCTTGGCCGGGATGGCGATGTAGTCGGTCAGCGCGGGGATGATTTCGTTGTCCCACTTGTCGTCGACAAACGCCTGGAGGGCGTCGGGATCAAGGGTGGGCGGCAGGGCGTCGTCGGGGATACGGGCGTTCATGGCGCGGAATCCTGTAGGGTGCGTGGGGGGCGGGATTGGGGTAATCCGGTATTTTATGCCCGCGGCCGGCATCGCGGGGAGCGGGCGCGGCGTCGGCGGCTTCGGCTCGCCGTCATTTATGGCCGCCCCCAGTCCGCGTCGCCCCACGCAAGTGCGTCATCGAGCCGCGTACGCTTCGATACGCCCCCACACATCGCGCGCCAGGGGTTTGGCGTTGTCTACCGATTGATAAATCCGGATTTCCATATGGATGTCATTGCGGGCGCTGTCGGCGCGCACCAGGGTGCCTGCGCGCAGATCCGATTCGATCAATGTGTGCGGCAGCCAGGCCAGCCCGAACCCTTGGCGCGCCATGGCGTGTAGCGCGTCGGCCAGGTCCGACTCGTACATCGTCTGCAACTGCCCGATCAGGCACAAGCCCCGCAACCGATCGTCCAGGATGCGCCCCAGCGACATGCTGTCGGCATAGGCCAAAAAAGGCACGGGCGGATCGGACGGCAGCTTGGGCACGGCGTAGCGCGGATGCCGCCCGCCCGCCGCCACCGGCGCGCTGACAGCCACCAGCTTGTCGGCGCCCACGCGGCGCCAGCGGTAGCCGGGGTTGTCGATCTTTGCGTACAGCGGCTCGTGCGCGTGGCACAGCAGAAAGTCCACTTCGCCATCGGCCAGCATGTCCACGCCGTAGTTCAGCGTGGTGGTGACCACCTTGAGCTGAAACGGCGCCATGCCCTGCTGCACGCGCGCCATCACGCCGGGCAGCACCGAATGCGCCAGCGTCTTGCCCGACGCGATGGTGATTTTTCGATTGCGTTCCTGCTCGGGCTTTTGCAGGGCCTGGCGCGTGTCGCGCAGGATATCCAGCACATCGATCGCCGCCGCCAGCATGCTGCGCCCGGCCGCGTTCAGCGTCGACACCTGATGGCCGCGTTCCACCAGCGGCACGCCCGCCCATTCCTCCAGCGCCTTGATGCGGCGCCCGAACGCCGGGTGCGTCACGCTGCGCGCCTCGGCCGCCTGGAACATATTGCGCGACTTCGACAGCGCGACGAAGTCCTCCAGCCATTTCGTGTCCATCGGTATTGCTCCGTCCCAGCCCTGTTTCATCTGTGCCGATTCGGCACAGGCATTGCGCATTTTGCACAAGCCAGAAACATCTGGCAACTAACATCCCGACATCGACTTCTGGAAAACCCTGATGCCCGACTCCCCCGTGTTGCTCAAGTCCATCCGCAGCCATTTCGTGGGCGGTGCCGAGGCCGTGGCCGGCGGCGTGCCCATGCAGCAAATGCAGGTCGTTGACAACGCGCCCCGCCTGATCGACATGAACGGCGGCTACCCCGTCGGGCAGTTGTACGTGCAGGAATACCGGCTGGCACAACCGCGCCACCCCTACCCCGTGCTGCTTTGGCACGGCGGCGGCATGACGGGCGCGCAATGGGAAAGCACGCCGGACGGACGCCAGGGCTGGCTGTGGCGGCTGCTGCAATCGGGCTATGACGTTTTCGTATCCGACGCGCCCGAACGGGGCCGCGCGTCCTGGGCCATGTACCCGCAGGTGTACGACAGCGCGCCCATCTTTCGCTCCAAGGAAGAGGCGTGGCGCCTGTTTCGCATCGGCTCGGAAGCCGGCTATGCACCGGCCGGCCAGCCGCGCCGCGCCTATCCCGCGCAGCAATTCCCGGTAGAGGCCTTCGACACGTTCGCCAAGCAGTTCGTGCCGCGCTGGCTGACGCATGGCGAGATGGCGCTGGACGCCTACCGCGCCCTGCTCGACCTTACCGGCCCGTGCATCGTGGTCGGACACAGCCAGGGCGGCGGCTACGCCACGCTGTTGGCCCAGGAATACGCCAGCACGGTACGCGCCGTGGTGGCGCTGGAACCCACCGGCACGCCCGCCGCCGCCGCCCCCGGCCTGCCCCCGCAATTGCTGGTATGGGGCGACCACTTTGGCGCCGACGACACCTGGCAGCGCTACCGCGCGCAAACCGACGCGTACTGGGCGGCGCTGCGCGCGGCCGGCCAGCGCGCCGACGTGCTGGACCTGCCCGCCACCGGCATCGCCGGCAATTCCCATTTCTGCATGCTGGACCGCAATAGCGACCAGATCGCCGAATTGATCGTCGATTGGCTCGCCCGCAGCCTCGACTAACCTTCGCCTGGAGACACTGATGACTTTCAAGAAAACCACCATCGCGCTGGCACTGCTGACCGGCGCCACGCTGGCCGCCGGCGCCGCGTCGGCCCAGCAAGCCGCCTACCCCGCCAAGCCTGTGCGCCTGATCGTGCCGTTTGCACCGGGCGGCACCGCCGACATCATCGGCCGCGTGTTCGCCGCGCAGCTGGGCACCGAGCTGGGCGCCACCGTGGTCGTTGAAAACAAGGCCGGCGCGGGCGGTTCGATCGGCACGCGCTTCGTGGCGGACTCCGCGCCCGACGGCTACATCCTGCTGCTGGCTTCGTCCAGCACGCACGGCACCAACCCGGCCGTGTACAAGTCGCTGACGTATGACCCCGTGCAGGACTTCACCGCCATCACGCAGCTGGTGACGGTGCCGGGCGTGCTGAGCGTGACCAAGGACTTTCCCGCCACCGACCTGAACGCGCTGATCGCCGCGTCCAAGGCCAACCCGGACAAGTACACCTACGCCTCGTCCGGCGCGGGCGGGCTGGGCAACCTGGCCATGGAGCTGATGAAGTCGATGACGGGCGCCAAGCTGATGCACATCGCCTACCGTGGCGCGGGCCCGGCGTTCACCGACGTGATCAGCGGCCAGGTGTCGATGATCTGGGAACCGGTGCCGGCGTCGCTGCCGTACATCAAGGGCGGCCAGATCCGGCCCATCGCCATCGCGGCCGACGCGCGTTCGCCCGAACTGCCCGACACGCCCACCTTCAAGGAAGCCGGCCTGCCGCGCTACGAAGCCAACGCCTGGAACGGTTTGCTGGCGCCCAAGGGGTTGCCGGATGACGTGAAGAAGGCGCTGCACGACGCGTCGGTCAAGGCCCTGAACACGCCGGAAGTGAAGGCCAAGCTGGCCAGCCTGGGCGGCACGGTGGTGGCTGGTTCGTCGGACGCATTCCAGCAAGTGATCGCCAGCGACGTGAAGAAGTGGAAGAACGTCGCCGCCGACGCCAATATTCAGCTGGACCAGTAAGACGGAAATGAGAAAAGCGCCCCGAGGGGCGCTTTTCTTATTGGCCGACGGCGGTGTCGCGGTCGGCCGTGGGCAGGCTGGGAAAGGCTGGGTTGCGGCTCCCCGGTCGGGGACCCGGCTAAGACGCCCCGGCTCAGGCGCCCAGCAGCGCCGGTTCGCCATTGCGGCCCAAGGCAGCGGCGTCGGCATCGATCACCTGTCCGCCGGCTTGCAGCTTGAACACCGCCACCGCTTCACGCAGGCGTTGCGCCTGGGCTTCCAGCGACGCGGCGGACGCGGCCGCCTGCTCGACCAGCGCGGCGTTTTGCTGCGTCACGCTGTCCATCTGCGACACCGCCTGGTTCACCTGCTGAATGCCTTGCGACTGCTCTTCCGACGCGCTGGAGATTTCGTTGATGATGTCCGTCACGCGGCGCACCGACGTCACGATCTCCTGCATGGTGGCGCCCGCGGCTTCCACCTGGTCCGAACCGATCGACACCTTCTGCACCGACTCGTCGATCAAGCCCTTGATTTCCTTGGCAGCCTGGCCGCTGCGCTGCGCCAAGGCGCGCACTTCGCTGGCCACCACCGCAAAGCCCTTGCCCTGCTCGCCCGCGCGCGCCGCTTCCACCGCCGCGTTCAGCGCCAGGATGTTGGTCTGGAAGGCGATGCCGTCGATCACGCCCACGATATCGGCGATGCGCTTGGAACTATCCGCAATGCCGCGCATCGTGCCCACCACGTCGCCCACGGCCTTGCCGCCGCGCGTGGCCACTTCCGAAGCCGCCGACGCCAATTGCGAAGCGCTGCGCGAGCTGTCGGCATTGTTCTTCACCGTGGATGACAGCTCGTCCATGCTGGCGGCCGTTTCTTCCAGCGACGCGGCCTGCTGCTCGGTGCGGGACGACAGGTCGATGTTGCCCGCCGCGATCTCGCGCGAGCCGGTGTGGATTTCTTCCACGCCCAGGCGCACGGCCGACACGGTGCGCGACAAGCTGTCCTGCATCCGCTTGACGGCGGCATACAGCACGCCGATTTCGTTATTGCCACGCTGCTCGATGCGGTTGCTGAGATCGCCGCCGGCAATGCGGTCAAACAAGCGGCCGGCCTCGTGCAGCGGACGGAACACCGAACGCGCAAAGATCGCGTACAGGCTGACCACCAACACCGCCACCACCACCAACAAACAGATCAGCACGACGATCGCGCCATTGATGCGCGTGGACGCCTCGCGCGCCACACGCTGGCCCACGTCGTCGGCGTAATCCACGTACTTCTGGATGGCCTGCGTGAACAGGATGCCCAGCGGCGTGACCTTTTCCAGGTTCAGGCGGCTGGCGTCCTGCGGCTTGCCCGCGCGAATGGCCGCCACCATCGGCGCAATGGCGTCGCGCACATAGACGTCGTAGGCGGCCAGCGCGCCGTCGAACAACGGCTTACCCACTTCCGTAGTTTCTGGAAGCTTGCGAGCGGCGTCGATCAAATCAGACGCCTTCTTGGTATAGCCATCCAGGCGCTGCATGCTGGCCATGTTGTCGATGGACTTGCCTTCCAGCAGCGCGCTCTGCGCAGCCAGCAGCACGAGGCGGGCGCGCAGCAGTTCAGCGCCCGCGCCATCCACCGCGTTGGCGCGGACCAGGTTGGTGTCCAGCAGCACTTCGATCGAGGTGCGGTTGGAGGTCAATTGTTGATAGACGGCCACGCCGGTCAATAGGAAAAGCGCGAAAAAGACGCCCAAGGCGGTCGTCAGGATTGCGCGAATACTTAGGTTCTTGAACATGAAAAGCCACTCCGGGTTGCATTACGCTCTACGGGTTTACGGCAGGTTGCAACGAAAAGTTAAATATCTCATTACGTTACAAAAGATTGTCAGCGGGCGATGCCTCGCAAGCCCCAATCGGCCCGCAAGCCGCGCCAGTGTTGAATCCGCATGCGCTGGACACGGCTGCGGCGCCCTGCTCTTGCTTGCTACCTTGACAGCTAATGAACTACGGTCGGTCAGCACTTTGGATGAGTAGCCGGGGACCTTTCAGCAAGCTCGACTGAGCAATAGGGGGCATCAACATGAAGTTGCAGCAGGTATTCGATTTTCTTGCCGTCACGCAACATGGCAGCGTGCACGCGGCAGCCCGCGCCACCGGACAAACCCAACCGGCAATGACCAAGTCCCTGCGGCGTCTTGAACGCACGCTGGGCTTGTCGTTATTCGACCGGCACGCCAAGGGGATGCGGCCCAACGACTACGGCAAGCGCTTCTTGCCGCACGCGCAATACCTGGTTCACGAAACCAAGCGCGCCCGCGACACCATGGCGCAAATGCGGGGCGAACGGCTGGGTACCGTTCAATACGGCATTTCGGCGGCGGCCTCGGTGCTGCTGGCACCCACGGCGATTCAGCGCTTTCGGCAGCGCTACCCCGAGGTTGAACTGCACTGCCGCAGCGGCCTTTACCATTCCCTGATGCCGCTGCTGCGCGATGGGCAACTGGATTTCGCCATCTGCCCCGTCAACACGGACCAAGCCGACCCGAACCTGACCGCACGCGCCTTGCTGACCTGCCCCTTGGTGGTCGCGGCGCGCCGCAACCACCCTTTGCGGCAAGCCCAGGCGTTGCAGGAACTGCGCGACGTGGTGTTCGCGGTGGCGGGGCCGCCCGGCCAGCCCGGCGCGTCGGTGTACGACGTGTTCTTGCAGGCCGGCCTGGGCACGCCGCGCGTGGACATGCACACGGACGGGGTGATCGACACGGCGGCGCTGGTGGCCAACAGCGACCGCATGGCGTTGCTGCCGAC
Coding sequences:
- a CDS encoding LysR substrate-binding domain-containing protein — encoded protein: MKLQQVFDFLAVTQHGSVHAAARATGQTQPAMTKSLRRLERTLGLSLFDRHAKGMRPNDYGKRFLPHAQYLVHETKRARDTMAQMRGERLGTVQYGISAAASVLLAPTAIQRFRQRYPEVELHCRSGLYHSLMPLLRDGQLDFAICPVNTDQADPNLTARALLTCPLVVAARRNHPLRQAQALQELRDVVFAVAGPPGQPGASVYDVFLQAGLGTPRVDMHTDGVIDTAALVANSDRMALLPTTLIATGMLREQLDIVPITDPLPDYVIGLLQRTSQPLTPAAEELASQFEREAGTLRAAAS